One window from the genome of Bradyrhizobium xenonodulans encodes:
- a CDS encoding cobalt-precorrin-6A reductase, with product MMHALILGGTADAGLLATEVARAGIDAVYSYGGRTRVPADQPLPTRIGGFGGVSGLADYIHDEGITHVIDATHPFAAEMSRNAVEACAETGTPLIALERSPWTKVPGDNWIEVADVTAAVAALPEASAKVFLAIGRQHIAPFAGKPQHAYTLRFVDPPEAPLPFAADVIVSRGPFTLDGELEMMRTRGTTWNVARNSGGDGARAKIDAARMLGVPVIMISRPKLPERQRVESVTEVMQWLGHRTCLGA from the coding sequence ATGATGCACGCCCTCATTCTGGGCGGAACTGCCGATGCGGGCCTGCTCGCGACGGAGGTCGCGCGCGCCGGCATCGATGCCGTCTATTCCTATGGCGGTCGCACCCGCGTGCCGGCCGATCAGCCGCTGCCCACCCGCATCGGCGGCTTTGGCGGCGTGAGCGGGCTCGCCGACTACATCCACGATGAAGGCATCACCCATGTGATCGACGCGACGCATCCCTTCGCGGCCGAGATGAGCCGTAATGCCGTCGAGGCCTGCGCGGAAACCGGCACGCCGCTGATCGCGCTCGAACGCTCGCCCTGGACGAAAGTGCCCGGCGACAATTGGATCGAAGTCGCTGACGTCACCGCCGCGGTCGCCGCGCTGCCCGAGGCGTCGGCAAAAGTGTTCCTCGCCATCGGCCGCCAGCACATCGCGCCGTTCGCGGGGAAACCGCAGCATGCCTATACGCTGCGTTTCGTCGATCCGCCTGAGGCGCCCCTGCCCTTTGCCGCCGATGTGATCGTGTCGCGCGGGCCATTCACGCTCGATGGCGAGCTGGAGATGATGCGCACGCGCGGCACCACGTGGAACGTCGCCCGCAATTCCGGCGGCGATGGCGCGCGCGCCAAGATCGATGCGGCCCGCATGCTCGGCGTGCCCGTGATCATGATCTCGCGGCCAAAATTGCCCGAACGCCAACGGGTCGAGAGCGTCACTGAAGTGATGCAGTGGCTCGGTCATCGGACCTGCCTCGGCGCATAG
- the cbiE gene encoding precorrin-6y C5,15-methyltransferase (decarboxylating) subunit CbiE, with protein MSDPWLTIIGIGEDGLAGLSEASRKALAKAETVFGGERHLALAGVGARGRPWPMPFDANIVLSCRGTPTAVLASGDPFWHGAGASLAEKLDGDEWIAHPSPSTFSLAAARLGWRLEGIACLGLHAAPFERLVPHLARDRRIICLVRDGRAAGDLAKWLTARGWGASPFWTLAALGGPRESIREHRAHSFAGDLAGNLVAVAVEATGAQGLPRSSGLPDDLFIHDGQITKRPVRALALSALAACPGERLWDIGAGSGSISVEWALCGGTAAAIEAREDRAANIRSNATAFGLAHRITVITGTAPEALAALEPPDAVFIGGGLDRAMFDAIWSQLASGTRLVAHSVTLETEALLGELHQRHGGELMRVDIAHAAPLGRYRSWEAARPVVQWSTVR; from the coding sequence ATGTCTGATCCCTGGCTGACCATCATCGGTATCGGCGAAGATGGCCTTGCCGGGCTGTCCGAAGCAAGCCGAAAGGCGCTTGCCAAAGCCGAAACTGTCTTCGGCGGCGAACGGCATCTTGCGCTTGCCGGCGTTGGGGCGCGCGGGCGTCCGTGGCCGATGCCGTTCGACGCCAACATCGTGCTGAGCTGCCGCGGCACGCCGACGGCGGTGCTCGCCTCCGGCGATCCGTTCTGGCATGGCGCTGGTGCGAGTCTCGCCGAGAAGCTCGATGGGGACGAGTGGATCGCGCATCCGTCGCCCTCGACCTTCTCGCTCGCTGCCGCGCGTCTCGGCTGGCGCCTCGAAGGAATTGCCTGCCTTGGCCTGCACGCCGCGCCGTTCGAGCGTCTGGTGCCACATCTGGCGCGAGATAGGCGCATCATTTGTCTCGTGCGCGACGGGAGAGCGGCCGGTGATCTCGCAAAATGGCTGACGGCGCGCGGATGGGGCGCGTCACCATTCTGGACGCTCGCCGCGCTCGGCGGCCCGCGCGAAAGCATCAGAGAGCATCGTGCGCACAGCTTTGCCGGTGATCTCGCTGGCAACCTGGTTGCGGTCGCCGTTGAGGCGACAGGCGCACAGGGTCTTCCCCGTAGCTCGGGGCTTCCGGACGATCTCTTCATCCACGACGGCCAGATCACCAAGCGGCCGGTGCGGGCGCTGGCGCTCTCGGCGCTGGCAGCATGTCCCGGCGAACGGTTGTGGGACATCGGCGCCGGCTCGGGTTCGATTTCGGTCGAGTGGGCGCTGTGCGGTGGGACGGCGGCGGCAATCGAGGCGCGCGAGGACCGCGCTGCCAACATCCGCAGCAATGCGACGGCGTTCGGATTGGCGCACCGGATCACTGTCATCACGGGGACCGCCCCCGAGGCTCTTGCTGCGCTGGAGCCGCCGGATGCCGTCTTCATCGGTGGCGGCCTCGATCGCGCGATGTTCGATGCGATCTGGTCGCAGCTCGCGTCGGGGACACGTCTGGTCGCGCATTCCGTCACGCTGGAGACGGAAGCGCTGCTCGGCGAGCTGCATCAGCGCCACGGCGGCGAGCTGATGCGGGTCGACATCGCCCATGCCGCTCCCCTCGGCCGCTACCGGTCGTGGGAGGCGGCGCGGCCTGTGGTGCAGTGGAGTACGGTCCGATGA
- a CDS encoding cobalamin biosynthesis protein — translation MKVAGLGFRRDVTLASLREALLAAGGPEGLAAVATVSDKADAEALKQLARECGVPIKAVPADMLAGIETSTQSKLVAEKFGTGSVAEAAALAVAGPRARLIATRAVSQDRTATAAIAEGDGA, via the coding sequence ATGAAGGTCGCCGGGCTCGGATTCAGAAGGGATGTGACGCTGGCTTCGCTGCGTGAAGCACTGCTGGCGGCCGGCGGTCCCGAAGGCCTTGCCGCGGTGGCGACCGTCAGCGACAAGGCCGATGCGGAAGCGCTAAAACAGCTCGCGCGCGAATGCGGCGTGCCGATCAAGGCTGTCCCGGCAGATATGCTGGCCGGCATCGAGACGTCGACGCAGTCAAAGCTCGTCGCGGAAAAATTCGGCACGGGATCGGTCGCCGAAGCCGCAGCGCTGGCGGTGGCCGGTCCTCGCGCGCGATTGATTGCGACGCGTGCGGTCTCGCAGGATCGCACCGCGACCGCCGCGATCGCGGAAGGAGATGGCGCATGA